A region of the Chroicocephalus ridibundus chromosome 1, bChrRid1.1, whole genome shotgun sequence genome:
CAAAATTCAGTACTGTGGTAtggtaactatttttttaaattaccaccAACTGCTAGATGTACAAGAGATTTACTCAGTTGCTCTTCAAGAACTACTATAGAGTAATAGAAACTCCAGTGTATGTATGTTGcttaaaaatactgtgtaatGTATGTATTACACTTTGTACAAACAGGTTTTACTGAATATTTAGCTATTCCTGTAACACACCAGCCCAATGAGTATCATCCTGTCATCAAACTAAAATAGATCTGACATCTTTTCTGGCCTGGAGGGGCAATTGTTACGATTGCTTTTCATTACAATTTAAATCGCATATAGTACCACCAATGGAAAGAAGAGAGGCTGTGTCTTACCTTCTTTTATCTTTGGAAATCTGTAGTTAAAAATTGAACCAGATTTTCTCAAATGACTAAGCACTTTTAATGAAAGTTCTACCATGTCTCTACTGTTTTTTAGTTTTGGCAGGAAGATGAATGTATTCATATTTTTCAGGATATTTCTTGCCTCTAAGCTATTAAAGCATCTGTAAGGCATTCTGTGACAAACGAGTCTTTGCTTTGAAGGGATGCTTATTACAAAAGCAAGGAGATTTTTTGGCAGAGATGAATTTagaatggctttttttcctttttatgagggaagaaaggagggatgaaatattcacatttatttatattcacGACCATTTAAATTTTATCTGATTCTTCTTCCAGTGTGAAAGACTTCTGTTTCAAGCCAGGCAAGTTTTCCTACACAGATACTTCCAAAGAACCCAACATATGCATCGTGACTCCCCCTGTTccctctcatttttaaaaatataaacagatcaTTTTTGGACTTTTGGTTTGAAATATGTGTGTGAGAGGTGGAAAACTTTGTTGCTTCAACCATCTGGTATGCTTAATTGCCTTTGCTGAGCACACCACTTCCATAAATACTGGTGAATATAAAATGCACTTGGTATAATGGATAATATCACAAAATAAGATTATTATACAGTAAAAATGACTGTATACGGAGAGGAGCACAGACTCAGTTTTAAGTGTCAGCTTCAGCAATGGAACCCTGTTCCTGAATTTTGATGTAGAAAATTTTGTCAGATGAGCCGAACATATATTTGTAGTCTGAAGTTCTAGGACTGTCatgctaaataaaaatacaacctCTATATATATTAGTGTTAGAACCAGAACAAAGAGGATGATGGATAGAGCAACgtgtttcaggttttttctgaACTGGCATAATGTAATAAATGACTGATGGACAGCTGCATTAATCTCTTCAGAAACTTGAAGTTCTTTCCATATTTAGCATACAGAAAAATctagtttttcttcctgttctagGGCAGAAATGTTGTTTTATGTATTTCATGAGAGTAACTTGCAGTGTAGAACCAAGAATGAAGCCTGTATGAGGTGTAGAGCACTAGATTTTGTGCACCTAAGCACAGTCTTAAgacatttccattcctttttgCATGGGGAGAATTTGGTAACCATGAAAGACATTATCTGAGTATAGCTGAGTAGGAAGTTGCTCAGGCAGCCTACATTAGCCAAAATGAAAACGCAGAGGACAGAAATGGGTGCTTGTGAGCATTGGTCTTGTTATTGATGGCTCCTTCCAGGATTGTTTATGCATTTTGAAGTAGACAAACTTGGGTAAAAATCAACAGAGGTATTGGGAGTCTCATCCAGGACTAGGATTATTACTCCGCCCCACCCAAAGGCACACTTTATGGTATGACTTTTGAATTGTTAGCTTCATGGCTGCACAACTTCAGTGGAAGACCTGAAGACCTCTTCTCCACTCTGAAGCTAAGGCACTCTCTGGAAAAATGGCTTTGAATCAAACCAAGGAGGACAACTGGCTTCCCAGTTATTTAGTAAGGTCTCTAAGCCCTAGACTATTACATAGAAAGTACAGCATAGGTTTTTCTGTCATATGTTTGAACCAAAACAATTCACTCAATTTCAGATGTGTGAATATTCAGGTAGCCTAGCATACTGTAGACTGTGTTGTTGAACTATGACACCAGTATTTCACCCGTGCTCACCTGAAGTTCCTATGTTCTTTTGTGCATGTGCCTATATTCACAAATATGGTCACTGGCAGGGAACAGGTCTTCAGAGTGGTGTCTTGGCCCTCAAAGCACTGTGTTTGTGATAGCTACACAGTCTGCTTCAAAGCAGCACTTCATTTTGGTGATTCACAGCCATGGtgcttataaaaatattattctcatctctccccctcctctccattttcctctgaaattgaTAAATATTATATCATGTTCTCTATTCTGTTATCTGTCATAGACcacaaaaaaatctcagagcaACACCGGATTTGGTATCTGTAAATctcaaatattcattttctttgtctaatTAGAAAATTGTTTTGTATACAAGAAACAATCTAACAGTGAGGTAAACTTTATGAAGAAATCATAACACTGTTTTAGTATGTTGCAAATGCTCCTTTAGAATAACTTGCATTGACTCATGGAAGATCTTTTGTGGATGACTGGTTCCTCATAAAACTTTGGTGACTAGGTCCCAGCTGGAACATGAGCAGGACTGTGCTCTTCTTCCTGATGATGCAGTACATCAAACAGATTCCCTAGACACTGCCCATTACAGGCTCGGTATCTGtctggtggtggccatggagacAAAATTGTGGGAACCAACATTGTAGATCAGAGTCAGTGTGAAAAAGGATATGGAAATACAAGAAGAATACATAACTAAGAATGTTTGCTAGTGCATTAAGTGTCTTAGATTTCACAGCTTAATTCCTATTTAAATTCTTGCATTGTAAGTGGGTGATTTTCTCCATCCGGTACAGTTATAGATCTTCCCTTAAAGGCTTTTTTCTGTGGCAGCTGCACACTGAGTCTCTGTCATCAGGCTGAGGTACAAGTTCCATTCCATCCCGTATTTCAGGTTTGCTGGCTTGGTGTTTGGCATATTTCTGAAATATGTAAACAACATTTAAGAATGCTATAAGCACCAACGTATAATTcatgaaacagatttttcctcctcccttccactCACAAGCTTGCCTTTATTCAGGCTTCTTATGTCATTGTTTACAACCTGTTTACATGGTGTTTTTATAAAACACCTACTAATAGGATACATTGCCTCTGAAAACCACCTTTAATGTTTTCCCCTGTCCTATTATTAATGGTAATTTCAATATTGCCATTATTTGTGCCTCTAACTACTTTATGCAGGTAATGCTGTCATTTTTGTACAATGAACAGTTCCAAACTTTGTGTCAACCTCTGGCTGCTCAAGATGGGATATAACTCTGCatagcaaaacaggaaaaagaaattagtaCTTTCAGAGAACAGAAGCTTCTTTCACTAGAGATTTGCATCTCCTAGGGAGGCAATGACTGTTTGGCTGCTTCACCCCTTACCACTCTACTAGCCATAATTCTGGAATTTCTTTTCCATGCATTCATCGTTTCGTAATACAGTGAAGTAGCTCATGAGGGCTCAACTTCCTTCCAAAAAAGGAAGACAGTTGTATACAGATTATCTCCTAAGTCTATTAGAAACCACATATCAAGCGACACTGAAAACAAGTCTGaatgtggggatggggacaaaaaaaaattaaaatatctgattCTGTAAAACAACTATTATGTCAGGTTGACTCTGCAATGATGAAGCAGGTTTTAGCTAAGCTCTTCACACTGATCTCCTGTGAATAATATGAACTGTGTCTGCTATTGATGCAAGTGAGGACTGAATATAAAATTTGTAGCATTGGTAGCAGAAGCAATTGGGGGAAAGTAATAAAGTGATATATTGTACTAACCTGGAGCACTTTATAATAGTAACAGTAAAGTCTGTGAGGCTGAAGTAATTCTCTTGCCATTAATTGTCCTTCTTTAgcaatttttcttgcttcttcatCATTTTCCTGGAAAATTGAGATGAAATGAATGAATAATAGAGCAATCAGTGAGTTACTGAAAGCCTGGCTGGCATTAGAAGTTTTATTAAAAGGGCTATTCAAATCTGCAACCTTACGCGCAATTATTGGTAGACTGCAAAGGCACTCTTTaaattgcagattttttaaaaatactggatTGCTTTTATGGTCATAACTGGTACCTTAGGGCTATCAATAACAACTTTCATGGATAATTGTACAATTTTGAAAACTCAGTTGACTACTGTTTTGTCCAAGCCACAAACCTCTTCAAAATCAGGTCTGACATCTCCCACACGGTTTTACAGAAGACAAAGCCACAGCAGTTGTCCTCTCCTGTGCAACTGAATTCAgtgtcttccttttaaaaataactgcttgaATTCATGTACTTACTCTCAAGTTTTTTAGGTCTATATTTCAAAGCTTTTAGTATTTTCATCTGATTCTTTATGAAGAACTACAGTACCCTCAGAACAGAAACTTTTCCTGTGTTCTTTAACCTAATAGCTAAACTTAAAGCACAAATGGTGGTTTTGATCCCATAATTTTATCCGTTTTTAGTTTACAGAATCCCAGCCTCTCATTCTGAGCATGTTGCagagcagtgatttttttgtaCATTCAAACAGAACATGCAATGACTTCTAGCCAGGACCATAAAAAAAGTGATAGAATTAATTAAGTAGTATCTAGGATTCTGGGCATTTCTTTGACAATTACCCGCATTAGTCAGTATACTAATGCTCTGACTCATGAAACATTTCTGCACATACCTAAAATGAATTCTTAAGTATTTCCCTGAATAGAGATGGTTACTTGAATTAAGGCCTTCCCATCTTACACTAACAACAAAATGTACTTCCTTTATCCCATGATCTCAGTAAAGTTGATGTAAAGTATGTATGTGGAGGTACAAAAAGAAGAGAGCATTAACATAAATTGTTTACATGTTTGTTTATCACTTTGAATTTGAATTAGTAATGAAACTTACCTTAgcccattttattttctctagcaAGTCCTCTAAGTTTCTCTTAACTGGAACATAATGTTTCCAGGGTTTTAATCCAATATAAAAGTGTTCATAGTACTGGGAATCTTGCTTCAATACTAGGCTGTCACCCAGCAAGAGGTATGGAAACCTGTAAGCTGCTACGGTCCCATCTACATTCACTTGGTATTTGTACTACAacatgaagacagaagaaaagaggagaaatgtttTGAATCGGAACACTGACTGTATAGAAGATTATTTTCACAGGCAAGACATAATTGTATTTCTTAATTCTTATCTTCAAACCTGTTTTAGTGTTAAGCAGGTGTAGTTTCATGGTGTTCTGgataacaaaatgcaaaaaggaTTTGTTTTCAACCCAAGACTGACAGTCAAGAACTTTTGTGTCACATGAACTGCCTGATGGGTATTCTATTAAAGTGCGCTGGGGTACTAAAGAGAAAGGGGTAGAGccgggaaggaaataaaattaatctatacataaattaaaatttattttgacttaAAATTGTATTATTAAGTAGAATAATCTGAAACATTATACTAGAAGTAACCATGAATGTACTGCTCTGGCAGATGCTCTTGGCTGTTACAGCATTTCTGATATATTCTCTGGAACAGAATTTCCAATTGCcatatattataatttttttacagGACTCTGTCTGCTTTACTTTTTATACTTCTGTTGCCATGGAATTTGTGTGTTGAAGTGCAAGAAAAACACCCATCTGTTTTTCTAAGTTGTTACTACAAGGACTCTTTGTGAATCCATAACGTACTTGCAATGGACAGAGATTGTGTGCATTGTTTTCATATTTACCCCAAACAGAAGAAACTCTGATGGGGAGAAATCAAACTTctcaagctattaaaaaaaataagtctccAAGAACTGTCTCTAAGGGACTCTACGAAAAAGGTATAGTGGCTTTCTTTAGAAGTGTGTCATGCTATGACTTTGATTACAGGTGGTCTGTCTACCCCAAATAGACCAGTGTTCCCAGTGTCGCATAATTGTTTTGTTTACTGAATGGAATTAGCAGAAGTAAGCCTTGTCTTTTCAGTTGGTAAGAACTTGACAGCAAAATTAATCCAAGACTGCAACGTCCTTGCTACCTTAAAGAAGTCAAAGAAGCCCATCAGCGGAACCTTtcccagctctttttctttttctctgaagaagaaatatcCTGTTATTCCAGCATCCAGTAGATCTGGATTTTCCTTGGATAACTTGACCAGATGTAGACGTTCCTCTCGGCTGTCTCGACCTCTAAATAACGCttgctcagttttgttttcccAGATTGGGCCTATGAGCGTTGAGTGATAAGATAAAAGCAATGTTCAGATAAAAGGAAATGTTCATTTTATGTTTAGTGCAAATAAGGAACTTGCTGTGACCGTGGCATTACACTCAGAGACATGGTAAAACCGGCACGATTTCTCATGAATCCATGATCACCTATTAATCACAGGGTTTTAACTCCCAGTTCTGGCTTGAATTTTGGGATTAGAAACTGAGCCActtataaaaggaaaagcagaaaattgcTGTTCTACTcaacaattttatatttaaataacttGAAATATCTTGAAAGCTACATAAGGGATTATAATCAAATTATGTAAGTAAAGTACTAATAATTAAAGTAATCCTTCATCCATAAAGCCTGCCACAATGACCAAAATTTCTTTAGTAAAATCTACTTCTGTTACCCAGCAATTTCGTTAAGACTTTCAGGAATCGCTTAATGAtgacttaaaaaggaaaaaaaatggctacTGTGTCCTCAAGATACTTGGCGAGAGCCTGAAAGACTTCATCTTTGCTtactgcttgcttttaaaaacattaaatatgtCCTTCCTCATCCTTCTGCTGGAAATTTCCTTAAAGAACCTGATAAAGTGGAGTAGGCTTTTACTGTGTCCTAATTGGAAAAGCAGCTGCACTAAATCAGTAAACAGAGAGTGCTTCAAATGGATAAGTTAAGgaaactatttaatttaaaaactagtaaagaaaagagaaactgtgaactaataaaataaaaagaaatacctcCTCACTCACTCCCTAAGACTCCTTAGGTATTGTTCATGCCATTTGTCTGATCCCTAAGTATTCATGAATTTCttggcagggggagaaggggggaagacACCTGTCAGTAAAACTGACTTTTCCTTCAAAGCTAGAAAAACGAGTCAGAAGATTGCACTCTCAGGTATTTTTTTATACAGAcagtattttcttatttgaaagaGGCTGCAGCATAGCACTAGTTTCCTTCTGTCAGGATTCAGATTCATTCTTATGTAACCAGAACGTTGGGCCACCTCACCGTCAGGAAAGGGATTGCTCTTTGATTAGAAGAAACATATTCAAGTCCCTCACTGAGGAGAAAGGGcttttaattatatttacttttcttttgacAGGTCACAGTAGCTATCTTCTGGATACTTTTAAGTTAAACTTCACCATTATTGTAAACTGGACTTAACTTTTGGCTCTAAATCCTTATTAAACACCTCCTTCATAACAGCGTTGGAAGTGTTTACGATCTGTAAAGACTAGCCTTGCTTGTATTAAGAGACCTCCTAAGGCACTTGTGAACTAAAGACTTTAACATATTATTTGAATGCAACTTGCTGCTTTGATGGAatttgcaaattcttttttttaatccacgaTGTATAATTTACCTGTATTTCCTTGAATAGAAAGGAGATCGTTTGTGACTCCACGCAGGGTTTCAAGAGTCGAGTGGGTTACATCATACGTTGGAAGGACTATATCTCTTGAATCCACAGAGCCACACCATGAAATGACAGGTATGGGACCAGGCGTATCATTAGCTTTCCGATACTCAACTGGCCAATCTCCAACATTAAGATAAAACTCCACATCAGGAAGACGAACCTAAATGTGTACCCAAGAAAGGATAATAACACAAAGATAGAAGCTGTTTGTCACTCTTGCACATATTCCTCAATTCTTTTATGTCATGTAGGATCAGTAAACCTACTAGACAGTTAATAGATTTAGCTTAAGGTATGAATTTCAAGTTTCTGCCCTGTAAGCAAGTATGAAAGGAACACTCACAGAGGCCAGGAAAAGGCTCGCAGAGTCGGGCCTTAGCCCCGGCAGCTTTCCTAGCAATTTCATTTACTGTCAAGCTCAGCCACCCCGCCATCATTATCCCTACGATACTGTCAGCTTGATGaaaaaacaaaagtcaaattTTACTTCAGGAATTATAAATCTGAAGATACAACAACAAATGCAGTATTGCCATATTAGAATGTGACTTAATAGTCTTAAATGATCAAAACTGATACCTTTCTTGCCAGTGACAGGATCATTTCATCAGAGAACATTTTGAAGTCTGTGTATTTCCCTAAGGAACGACGGTAGATGTGATTATTGAGAATAGTGTAATGAACAATAGCACCTCTTGTTTGACTGAACTTTGTTGGGATTTCCTTTAGCAGTCGCTGAAGGTCAATggtgggaaaagaaatgaagtcCTTTGTAATCTGAGGTTCTTGGGATGGACAAGACATAATGTTCTGCCAGATCTCAGGGTCTTCTTCAGGACAGTCACAGTATTCATGATAAACTGGCCCTGCAGAAAACGAAGCACTGGGAGTAGTATTTGTGATTCTACATCAATCGTAATTCCCCAAACACATGGGCATATAAATGTAGACATTACAGTGGCCTGACATTTTTTATTCCAAGTTTTCTAAAGTTTTCCTCGGAAATCATCCACCCTATAACATTTCTGGGGTTTAGAGGTGTAACTGAGAAAACAGCAATGTTCTTctcttttcagaaatcaaaatactacattttttcTTACCAGGGTAAAATTCATCTGCAAAACGAAGCTCCATTATTGTGCTGCCTGCCAACCATGTGGGGTATTCAGAATTGTTCTAACTGTCCAGAACTACCAAAGCTCAGGTATTACAGCTGCAATTTTAGCCTAATTCAGAACTTTGATACAGTAGTCTTTACCTCTGGCATAAggtgttttcttttatgtataATCAACTATTCTTTCTGTCCTTTTGAAGCAGAGAGCTTAGGTATAAGTAAGAGCCTCACAGAGCatggaaaaaaagcccttacTTCATGGACTTCTCATCAAAACAGGTTCTGTCCTGTGCCATAGTTTCATGGCTGCTGGCAAATATGCACCAGCAAAAAGAAGGCGTACTACTGCCTTGAGGACTCAAGACAACTTCATTTCAGTTTGAAGACATTTCTAAGTTTGTATATAGGAAATTTTATCAAAAAACACGACCAAATTCCGTTAGAAGTAGTGGTGAACTGAAACAAGATTCTCCAGAGAAGTAACTttatattatctttttctttgctaAACAGCTGTCCATTTGAGAGCAAGAGACGGAAGTTAAAGAAGCAGATCTGGAATGAGAGAATAATTTGCCttgtttttccctgcttttataCAGTTCTTCCATAGTATAGACCTGCACTGAATTAAATTCTGCTAAtggaaagaaagttaaatatTGTCTGGTTAAAGAAATACTGTCTTTCTTGTTATGAAGGATCACACTTTTTAGAAATCACAGACATTTGAATTATAAACCGCTGGGAACAACACAAACTCCTTGCTTTTGCAggtaatattttctgctttagatAAAAATAACCCAATGTTTATGTGAATACCCGCTcgaaaacaataaaaatacaagcatTGCTCTCTTGTCTCCTACCAAATCTGAAGAGATGCATTTCCTTATGCAAGAGGGGAGAGATGTCCAGACACATCACCTAATGTCAGAGGCCATAATCTACATGCTTACGCATCCAGGTCCTGTAATTTAGCAATGCATGGAGATTGTCACCGCTTCCTTCTCTGTATGAGGAGGACATTTGTGAGGAGAGCACATGAACAAGGGAAAAACAACCTCTAATTTCCCAGTCCTTCCTCTAGCAACAAATTAGTCCATGGCATTTCTGTAGCTACCATCATACATTACATTAAATCAAAAAAATACCCTTACCTTTCAGAATGTAAGGAGATTGAGCTACATGCTGATCACCGTAAAGTATCTCAATTTTTAACCCTTTTCTGACACTCCCATACATCCGATACCGCATAAGAAATGTGCCATCGTTTCTATCCAAAGGGCGAGGGGTGTAAATTCTGGTGACTTCTTTTGGAGAAAGTGCCTTAATTACCACTTTAAACTGTGTTCTtcctgaaaagaggaaaataaaaacagataaaagcattttaagataTTAGAATCATATATCTGAAATATAGGTGAGAGCAAACTCTACTGGATTACGTCCATGGAATTTAATTTAACTTTGCACTGGAAATTTTTTGATTATACCAAGTcggtaaaataattttcaagtgaTGGAAGATCATCCTACCAAATTTTCTCGATCATCACATACCTAACAAATGGAAAACCTGTAGATGGagataaaaagttaaataatgaTTACAACATTGAAGGAAAGGCTAACAGTATTTTGAAGCAAAGATTAGGTTTAAGATTAAGTTTTTGAGTTAGTGCTCTGAGGAGCAATCATTTCCTCTAGAGTAAGAGAGAGGGGAAGCCAAGTTAaaataacaggagaaaagaaTACTTGCCAGCTTGTGGAAAGGCAGCTGCAGCATGCAGGAGTCAGATACAAATTGTTCACCTTTGGGCTGCAGCTGACTGTCTCGCAAATTTAAAGTCTCAGCTACTGAAAAGCAGGGGTAAGAGAATGATAGGAGTGATGTTTCCTGGACGTCTGTCTGACCTGTGCTTAAAGATCACCAGCACTTCGTCATTAATGCACTGTGACATATTAACTGGGCATGGAATATTTTGGGCGTAACATGAGTATGCATAAACATAAATCTGTTATATTCCCTTATCTCTGTCACAAATGGTAATCGTCAACTTTGTTCTTCAAAAAAGAGAGGGACAGATTATTCACAAAATGTTGTAGTCTAACCATTGCAAACCAAACAAATGTAATGAATGTTACCACAAAACAGTATTCGGAAAGAAACAGACCTGAAAAAATCCAGATAAAATCAAGATGTTACTAAAGTCTGAATGTGTTCCAACAGCACTAAAAGATTGAGATATTACAGTTATTCATATACAATCCATATCTTAACATACTTTGCATCCATGAACAGGACAGTGATAATGCACCAATGTGGTATGTAAGTACCACAGTTGTTTAACAATCAATCATGTCTTCCGCAGAGCACTGCATCTTGAAATCGGCTTCAAGTCAATTACTGTCCAAGACTCTCCAGGTTAAATTAGGCAGAATCCTTATGATTTTAGATGTGTATTTTTGGACAACACGTCATGCCTCTTCACAGAGAGAACAGTCACTCTGAGTTAACTCAGATTCTTACAGAGATTGTTGTCAGAGTGGATCCCTCTATAAATAAAcatgctcttgtgagaccccacctggagtactgtgtccacctcTGGGGCCCcaaacgtaagaaggacatggacctgctggagcgagtccagaagagggccacaaagatgatcagagggctggagcacctctcctatgaagacaggctgagagagttggggttgttcagcttggagaaggctccagggagaccttatagcagccttccagtacctaaagggggcctataggaaggatggggagagactctttatcagggagtgtagcaatagaacgagggataatggttttaaactgaaagaggggagatttagattagatattaggaagaaattctttactgtgagggtggtgaggcactggaacaggctgcccagagaagctgtggatgccccatccctggaagtgttcaaggccaggctggatggggctttgagcagcctggtctagtgggaggtgtccctgcccagggcagggggttggaactagatgatctttaaggtcccttccaacccgaaccattctgtgattctatgatatggtcAATGTAAGCAGAAGAATCTCTCAAGGCTGAACACATCgtctcttctgctttgttttccaatgTAAGAATATAAAATGTAGATTATTTGTAATCAGCCCTCAGTTTTCTTACTATTCACAGTCCATGCCAGCTACAAAATATCTTTGTTCAACAACATACTTAGGAAATAAGCCAAAGTAAGTGTTCATTCCTTCTTGGAATGCCGGTGTGGCAAGCAGCACTCCCACTGGCTAAGGAATGCGGAGTCTTGTCTTTGGTAGCTAGCAGATCTATCGTGAGAAGCCCTCATTTGACTGTGAGTCCCGAATGATTTCCCGAAGTGCACTTCTGACTTGTGAGAGGTAGAGAAATGTTAAAGTTGCTCCAGATACATGGTACTTCCTTTTCAGATGAATGATGAGTGGACACCTCCCTGCTTGCTCTAGGTACTAGCCTGAGGACACATGAGCTGTACAGTTACACAGTGTGACATTTCCTTGGGCAAGTACAAGTGTAGCTCAAGCAATGCTAACACACTTAAACTCCAGAACAACTTCTATGAATGGTATATTGGTTTAGATCTAAGACCGTCAAGGCTTTGGATCTCTACAGCTTGGATCTATGTGAGCAGAACTGATTCAGATTGGCTCCCAATTTGGGAGCTCCTCAACTTGTTCTGGTGTATCTACCAGCAGAGTCATCAtcagagaagaggcagaaaagtATAGCTTTGCCCCCTTCATGTATTTTTGGCATTTAGCTACTGATTACCTTTCAAGATGACGTAGAGTAGAACTACACTCATAATGTAAAAATGGCTGTATGatcataggacaagaggaaaggcctcaagttgtgctgggggaggtttagattggatgaaaaggaaaaatttcttcacagaaggggtTATCAAaattggaactggctgcccaggaaagtggttgaatcaccatccctggaggtattcaaaaagacatgtagatgtggtgcttaggaacattggtttagtggtggacttggcaatgctaGGTTGacagttgggcttgatgatcttgaaggtcttttccaacccaaacaattctatgatcacAGGCCATAAACTGACCTTTAAACCAAAGATCCGCTCAGTATCTTGCATCCTACTGTCACTAGCAAAGAAATGCAAGATAGTAAGAACAAAGAAATTACAGAGGAATACTTCTGAAATTACTGTCCCCTGCAACAAAAGGACATGAAAAATCACAActtgtatatatataattttaatggCCTTCAGTGGATGTTTTCTGTGACTGCGGAATCCCTCATTTAAACATCCTGGTATTTGTTGCATTAAAAGCATCCTAAGgcaattctttttccaaaatgtgaTTACATATCACGGACAAGATATTTGTGTTAAAACTTCTGTCTGATAACACAAGAATTATAGGCATCAAAGGAAGTTATAGGAAACAATGAATTATGGTTCCCcatttgttttctcctccttgtaTCAGCCCGAATCCTGTAGCCAGTTTCAAAACTGTCCATGAGTCAGATATCCAGAACTATTCAGAGAGTAGTCAGGTTCTTTCTAAATATATCCTTCAGCTCTTTGCTCTGTGCAAGATCATGTTGTGCCATGCAACGCTTGATAACAGAAGCGTGATGGAGAAACACAACATAATGAGAATCACTGAACtgttgagtttggaagggacctcttgaggtCATGTAGTCCAATGCCCCTACTCAGAGGA
Encoded here:
- the POGLUT3 gene encoding protein O-glucosyltransferase 3, with translation MGSRGAMGSRGLLPLLLVAAWPPLPGSAEPVSAERSLAWGPGLDAGPALPVRYFYIQAVSAAGRNFSRSPPGRTQFKVVIKALSPKEVTRIYTPRPLDRNDGTFLMRYRMYGSVRKGLKIEILYGDQHVAQSPYILKGPVYHEYCDCPEEDPEIWQNIMSCPSQEPQITKDFISFPTIDLQRLLKEIPTKFSQTRGAIVHYTILNNHIYRRSLGKYTDFKMFSDEMILSLARKVRLPDVEFYLNVGDWPVEYRKANDTPGPIPVISWCGSVDSRDIVLPTYDVTHSTLETLRGVTNDLLSIQGNTGPIWENKTEQALFRGRDSREERLHLVKLSKENPDLLDAGITGYFFFREKEKELGKVPLMGFFDFFKYKYQVNVDGTVAAYRFPYLLLGDSLVLKQDSQYYEHFYIGLKPWKHYVPVKRNLEDLLEKIKWAKENDEEARKIAKEGQLMARELLQPHRLYCYYYKVLQKYAKHQASKPEIRDGMELVPQPDDRDSVCSCHRKKPLREDL